In Candidatus Promineifilum breve, one genomic interval encodes:
- a CDS encoding type II toxin-antitoxin system Phd/YefM family antitoxin, with the protein MTRSVSATEAKAKLSDLMKWAVKTGDDVIIQSRGYPQVVIVPYKEYEELRQLKERARRAAIIAELQEIAREVQAQNEDLSYEQAEALADEITRAAIDQLEAKGKIHFERSGAA; encoded by the coding sequence ATGACCCGATCGGTATCGGCCACGGAAGCCAAAGCGAAATTGAGCGACCTGATGAAGTGGGCGGTGAAAACCGGCGACGACGTGATCATCCAGAGCCGCGGCTATCCGCAGGTAGTTATCGTGCCCTACAAGGAATACGAAGAGCTGCGGCAATTGAAGGAACGCGCCCGCCGGGCGGCGATCATCGCTGAATTACAAGAGATCGCCCGCGAAGTCCAGGCCCAAAATGAAGATTTATCTTATGAGCAGGCGGAGGCGCTGGCCGACGAGATTACCCGCGCGGCAATCGACCAGCTTGAAGCCAAAGGCAAGATTCACTTTGAGCGGTCGGGCGCAGCATGA